In the Labrys wisconsinensis genome, one interval contains:
- a CDS encoding ATP-binding protein, protein MSHDDRKRAIGKVVSVAADRFVVEMHAGTDNFTVVGFDDVHYVARLGSFLVIPSQSEYVVVEVVGLRERDASTPSERGDFDRAGSSKYLDVVPVGMLPMRGGAFRFGVSVFPSLYADALYALDGELDRIFETEAAVEPSVDPNGGACQPEGATRYRVLPIGKSVVFEDYDIKVRLNEFFGGHVAVLGNTGSGKSCTVASVLQSLFSKPQEHHARGATFIVFDVNGEYHAALNACAKEGGIGVERVVLDGTAAGFRLPHWFLELAEWELLLQASERTQLPVLRTALGLTSLFHANTPDALALREHFVATCIIECFRGADGDSPVSKFQRVVSLLQKYPTNGLNMALLNRFSPNFQYGNFSGNNQSAFLDEVRKKLREDAPLPAYNRTPFSFDELHECLDFAILYEEAHGNRQIRDYCSSMVTRLRSLQERTEYAFLRHEGADVDAAVNDLEFLTSIVGLERAAGEAFTKRNQVIIIDLNSVEDEIVELVSAVIARMLFRFLRHAEPRNRFPIHLLLEEAHRYVASAPSRFSIDATKIFERIAKEGRKYGMFVLLASQRPSELSKTVLSQCSNFLVHRIQNPDDLSQIRQMTPFISESVLKRLPSLPRQHALVFGTSVNLPTTFKVREASPRPRSDDTAIVDLWFHEEGRVADVRLTPRAVNDDAAGEQAVEAVMENEAEDDIF, encoded by the coding sequence ATGAGCCACGACGATCGTAAGCGCGCGATCGGCAAGGTGGTCTCGGTCGCGGCCGACCGCTTTGTCGTCGAAATGCACGCGGGCACCGACAATTTCACGGTCGTCGGCTTCGACGACGTGCATTATGTGGCGCGGCTGGGGTCATTTTTGGTGATCCCGTCGCAGTCGGAATATGTCGTGGTCGAGGTCGTCGGCCTGCGTGAACGCGATGCGAGCACGCCGTCCGAGCGAGGCGATTTCGACCGGGCCGGCTCTTCCAAATATCTGGATGTGGTGCCTGTCGGCATGTTGCCGATGCGTGGCGGCGCGTTCCGCTTCGGGGTGTCCGTTTTCCCGTCTCTCTATGCGGATGCGCTCTATGCGCTGGACGGTGAGCTCGACCGCATCTTCGAGACCGAGGCTGCCGTGGAGCCGTCAGTCGACCCAAATGGCGGCGCCTGCCAACCCGAAGGGGCCACGCGCTACCGGGTGCTGCCGATCGGCAAGTCGGTGGTGTTCGAGGACTACGACATCAAGGTCCGGCTAAACGAGTTTTTTGGTGGCCATGTCGCCGTCCTGGGCAACACGGGCAGCGGCAAGTCCTGCACGGTCGCATCGGTCTTGCAGTCCCTTTTCAGCAAACCCCAGGAGCATCACGCCCGTGGTGCGACGTTCATCGTCTTCGATGTCAATGGCGAGTACCACGCCGCCCTGAACGCTTGCGCGAAAGAGGGGGGCATCGGAGTCGAGCGCGTCGTACTCGACGGCACGGCTGCCGGCTTCCGCTTGCCGCATTGGTTCCTGGAGCTGGCGGAATGGGAGTTACTGCTGCAAGCCAGCGAGCGAACACAACTGCCGGTCCTTCGGACGGCGTTAGGTCTGACAAGTCTCTTTCATGCCAATACGCCAGATGCTCTGGCGCTGCGCGAGCACTTTGTCGCCACCTGTATCATTGAGTGCTTTCGAGGGGCAGACGGCGACTCCCCCGTATCGAAATTTCAGCGCGTCGTCTCCCTTCTCCAGAAGTATCCGACGAACGGCCTGAATATGGCGCTGTTGAACCGCTTTAGCCCAAATTTTCAGTACGGAAATTTTTCGGGGAACAACCAATCGGCATTTCTGGACGAAGTGAGAAAAAAGCTCCGAGAGGATGCACCCTTACCAGCCTACAATCGGACGCCATTCTCTTTTGATGAGCTGCACGAGTGTCTCGACTTCGCGATCCTCTATGAGGAAGCTCACGGCAACCGCCAAATTCGAGATTACTGCTCGTCAATGGTTACGCGGCTCAGATCTCTCCAGGAGAGAACAGAATATGCCTTTCTGCGTCACGAAGGAGCTGACGTTGACGCGGCTGTGAACGATCTGGAATTCTTGACCAGCATTGTCGGTCTGGAAAGGGCTGCCGGCGAAGCGTTCACCAAACGCAATCAGGTCATTATTATTGATCTGAATTCCGTCGAAGATGAAATCGTTGAGTTGGTCAGTGCGGTCATCGCACGCATGCTTTTTAGGTTCCTTCGTCATGCGGAACCAAGAAACCGTTTCCCCATACATCTGCTGCTCGAAGAGGCTCATAGGTATGTCGCCTCCGCGCCTTCCCGCTTTTCCATCGACGCCACCAAGATATTCGAGCGCATCGCCAAAGAGGGCCGCAAGTACGGCATGTTCGTGCTGCTGGCGTCCCAGCGTCCGAGCGAACTATCCAAGACGGTCCTCAGCCAGTGTTCCAATTTTCTGGTTCACCGCATCCAGAATCCCGACGATCTTTCTCAAATTCGTCAAATGACGCCATTTATCTCGGAGTCGGTCCTCAAGCGGTTGCCGTCGTTGCCTCGGCAGCACGCGCTGGTGTTCGGTACGTCAGTCAATCTTCCCACCACCTTCAAGGTGCGGGAGGCGTCGCCGCGACCGCGTAGTGACGATACGGCCATTGTCGATCTCTGGTTCCACGAAGAAGGTCGAGTTGCGGATGTTCGCCTGACGCCTCGAGCTGTCAATGATGACGCGGCCGGAGAGCAAGCCGTCGAAGCCGTCATGGAGAACGAAGCGGAAGATGACATCTTCTGA
- a CDS encoding AAA family ATPase, with amino-acid sequence MDGQDGDLSNEAAALADILKWSADLPAWQRDALRRLCSQPKLESADITTLVGICKATEQAAPLDASHVRDPAASHAVVSLGALHGLSHVNALASGERLSFGKVGLTVIYGDNGAGKSGYARVLKQLCRARSPKGDAILPNIYAASPGTPAASIDFFIGGQNRSASWTQGSAPDAMLSAVSVFDSRTANVHVENTNDLAYTPLPLRILAGLAQACQDVKAKLAAEIKALQEQTPAVLSTPECKQDTAVGKLITGLSGKTKPEDIENLAGLSSDEEARLQTLTTDLSSDPTRTVRQLQGQENRIKTIVSQLKHLAAVATDETWTELSEAHTHLSNARSAAVAASANLFADEPLPDIGSEVWKVLWEAARDYSRASAYPDRPFPVTEGGAHCVLCLQPLSEEAAQRLRSFETFVQDESKRREQEAADAYSEKCEEVSSKAVSMTDLLAIVALIRDDIGQEELAATLRREILQLAWRLRALLRTHHLAAMLALPPAAVPSVALLRTVLDDIAARIAGLQAEANSPQRVALIAERDGLTDRKWLGVVKADVLAQIERLKAVEAIEKANKDTATNKITTQSARIAQALVTNRLRGQFAIEVNKLGVAGLAIELQQAKTSAGVPFFQVRLINKPSEPVGKVLSEGEHRCVALAAFMAELSTIDAQSAIVFDDPVSSLDHLHRDKVAARLAEAGQTRQVIVFTHDMAFLLLLDEACRATKEREATPVAYRLISRGADNAGYCHQEPPASVMPLDKVIEGMKAHLANVKIHHERGDQAKWLREVTSFQDQLRTTWERAVEEAVGPVIRRLSRKVDTTGLIKLTVLTDADCMVMRQAFGRCSALLHSQPGEINPRLPAPALIESEIDVLEKWIADVRTRQDKAA; translated from the coding sequence ATGGACGGACAGGACGGCGATCTTTCTAACGAAGCAGCAGCTCTTGCCGACATTCTCAAATGGTCGGCGGATTTGCCGGCTTGGCAGCGCGATGCGCTGCGGCGGCTGTGTAGTCAGCCCAAGCTTGAAAGCGCCGATATCACGACGCTTGTCGGCATCTGCAAAGCCACCGAACAGGCAGCCCCCCTCGACGCCAGCCACGTCCGGGACCCGGCGGCCAGCCACGCCGTCGTCAGCCTTGGTGCCCTACACGGCCTATCGCATGTCAACGCCCTCGCGTCCGGCGAGCGGCTATCCTTCGGAAAGGTCGGTCTCACGGTCATCTATGGTGACAATGGCGCAGGGAAATCTGGCTACGCCCGCGTTCTCAAACAGCTCTGCCGTGCGCGTTCGCCGAAAGGCGACGCGATCCTGCCCAACATCTATGCGGCTAGCCCCGGCACTCCCGCCGCCAGTATCGACTTCTTTATCGGCGGACAGAATCGAAGCGCGTCGTGGACCCAGGGCAGCGCGCCGGACGCCATGCTTTCCGCCGTGAGCGTGTTCGATTCCCGAACCGCCAACGTCCATGTCGAGAACACCAACGATCTCGCCTACACTCCGCTTCCGCTCCGCATTCTCGCCGGCCTCGCGCAGGCCTGTCAGGACGTAAAGGCCAAGCTGGCCGCGGAGATTAAGGCGCTCCAGGAGCAGACGCCGGCTGTCCTTTCCACACCCGAATGCAAGCAGGACACTGCAGTCGGCAAGCTGATCACCGGGCTGTCGGGCAAGACCAAACCGGAAGACATCGAGAACCTCGCCGGCCTATCGTCCGACGAGGAAGCACGCCTCCAGACGCTCACAACAGATCTCTCAAGTGATCCCACCCGGACCGTTCGTCAGCTCCAGGGCCAGGAAAACCGCATCAAGACTATTGTCAGCCAGCTCAAGCACCTGGCTGCGGTCGCCACGGATGAAACGTGGACAGAGCTCAGCGAAGCCCACACGCATTTGTCGAATGCGCGCTCCGCCGCCGTAGCCGCATCCGCAAATCTCTTCGCCGATGAACCGCTGCCCGATATTGGTTCTGAGGTTTGGAAGGTCTTGTGGGAGGCCGCCCGCGATTATTCGCGCGCATCTGCCTACCCGGATCGGCCGTTTCCGGTAACGGAAGGCGGCGCCCATTGCGTCCTCTGCCTACAGCCGCTCAGCGAGGAGGCCGCGCAGCGGCTCCGCAGTTTTGAGACCTTTGTTCAGGACGAGAGCAAGCGCCGCGAGCAGGAAGCCGCTGACGCCTACAGTGAGAAGTGCGAGGAGGTCTCGTCGAAGGCCGTCTCGATGACCGATCTGCTGGCAATCGTGGCCCTGATACGGGATGACATTGGCCAGGAAGAACTGGCGGCAACTCTTCGCCGTGAAATCCTGCAACTGGCCTGGCGGCTGCGCGCGCTTCTCAGAACTCACCACTTGGCGGCGATGCTGGCCCTTCCGCCCGCAGCAGTCCCTTCCGTCGCTCTTTTGCGCACGGTGCTCGATGATATCGCCGCCCGCATTGCCGGCCTCCAGGCGGAGGCCAATTCTCCACAGCGGGTGGCGCTCATCGCCGAGCGTGATGGCCTCACCGACCGCAAATGGCTCGGTGTGGTGAAAGCCGATGTGCTGGCCCAGATCGAACGCCTCAAGGCGGTCGAGGCGATCGAGAAGGCCAACAAGGACACGGCGACGAACAAGATCACGACCCAGAGTGCCCGTATCGCGCAGGCGCTCGTCACCAACCGCTTGCGTGGCCAGTTCGCCATCGAGGTAAACAAGCTCGGCGTCGCCGGTCTTGCCATCGAACTTCAGCAGGCGAAAACCAGCGCGGGCGTTCCCTTCTTCCAGGTCCGGCTCATCAACAAACCGAGCGAGCCGGTCGGCAAAGTCCTGAGCGAAGGCGAGCATCGTTGCGTGGCGCTCGCCGCTTTCATGGCGGAGCTTTCGACCATCGACGCCCAGTCGGCGATCGTGTTCGACGACCCGGTCTCCTCACTCGACCATCTACACCGCGACAAGGTTGCCGCCCGACTGGCCGAGGCCGGGCAGACTCGGCAGGTGATCGTCTTCACCCACGATATGGCCTTCCTGCTCCTTCTTGATGAAGCCTGCCGGGCGACCAAAGAGCGGGAAGCGACACCGGTGGCCTATCGGCTGATCAGCCGCGGCGCCGACAACGCCGGCTATTGTCACCAGGAGCCGCCGGCCAGCGTCATGCCGCTCGACAAAGTGATCGAGGGGATGAAGGCGCATCTTGCGAACGTGAAAATCCATCACGAGCGCGGCGATCAGGCGAAGTGGCTTCGTGAGGTGACGTCCTTCCAGGATCAACTTCGTACCACATGGGAACGCGCCGTCGAGGAAGCGGTAGGGCCGGTGATCCGCCGCTTGTCGCGCAAGGTCGACACGACGGGGCTCATCAAACTGACGGTGCTCACCGACGCTGATTGCATGGTGATGCGGCAGGCCTTTGGGCGCTGTTCAGCGCTCCTCCATAGTCAGCCTGGTGAGATCAATCCACGCTTGCCCGCCCCGGCGCTTATCGAGAGTGAGATCGATGTGCTCGAAAAATGGATCGCCGACGTGCGGACCCGTCAGGACAAAGCGGCATGA
- a CDS encoding SIR2 family protein, whose protein sequence is MGEESEGRKFQFLRNGDAEPSDLDWNKGVESARQAISEAMSAKNIAFLLGAGCSSMMKDKKELGIATMAPLAKEFCGETLEARAAGFYADPPVVHAAPAPWRLTKGEIDYLDTLGIDLAKDYSRNLERLMEVLFAQRFVLRQSENPDLHPYRAVLDGIIKKVQDFLWTRVTQGAFATEGDSTVRDLYERFYKKLVLRDRSLPRPWVFTTNYDHFSELAMDRLGIPYANGFSGVVERRFNPAIFRYALAEQLDVASRKWTAVDAFVYLCKLHGSVTWTEDDHGLFPIKEIWPPESTNQMLIYPTPAKQNSSLGSPYADLFREFQSRIVREQSVLITAGYAFGDEHLNNIIYQALTIPTFRLVIFAEPDMDGEIAKLRALRDPRIWIIGGDGPVEGTRAHYFDMIVEHFMPQRPSDRIDDAVRKVLSDLAPKKDDEKKDDGA, encoded by the coding sequence ATGGGCGAGGAAAGCGAAGGGCGCAAATTCCAGTTCCTGCGGAACGGCGATGCCGAACCTTCAGATCTTGACTGGAACAAAGGGGTCGAGAGCGCTCGTCAGGCTATTTCCGAGGCCATGAGCGCCAAGAACATCGCGTTCCTGCTTGGCGCTGGATGTTCCTCCATGATGAAGGACAAAAAGGAACTCGGCATTGCAACCATGGCCCCTCTGGCCAAGGAGTTTTGCGGGGAAACACTCGAGGCGCGCGCGGCAGGATTCTACGCCGATCCGCCGGTAGTTCACGCTGCGCCGGCACCATGGCGGCTGACCAAGGGCGAAATCGACTATCTCGATACGCTCGGCATCGACCTGGCGAAGGATTACAGCCGTAACCTGGAACGCTTGATGGAGGTGCTGTTCGCGCAGCGGTTCGTGCTGCGCCAGAGCGAGAATCCCGATCTTCACCCCTACCGCGCTGTTCTCGACGGCATCATCAAGAAGGTCCAGGATTTCCTGTGGACCCGTGTCACCCAAGGGGCCTTCGCCACGGAGGGCGACTCCACCGTGCGCGACCTCTACGAGCGGTTCTACAAGAAACTGGTCCTGCGAGATCGGTCCTTGCCCCGGCCATGGGTGTTCACGACCAACTACGATCATTTCAGTGAATTGGCGATGGATCGCCTGGGTATCCCGTACGCCAACGGGTTTTCCGGCGTGGTTGAACGCCGCTTCAACCCGGCGATCTTCCGCTATGCCCTGGCAGAGCAGCTTGATGTCGCCAGCCGCAAATGGACCGCCGTCGACGCCTTCGTCTATCTCTGCAAATTGCACGGTTCGGTCACTTGGACCGAGGACGATCATGGCCTGTTCCCGATCAAGGAAATCTGGCCGCCTGAGTCCACGAACCAGATGCTGATCTATCCGACGCCGGCGAAGCAGAACTCTTCGCTCGGCTCGCCCTATGCGGATCTGTTCCGGGAGTTTCAGTCCCGGATTGTGCGCGAGCAGAGCGTTCTCATCACCGCAGGCTATGCCTTCGGCGACGAGCACCTGAACAACATCATTTACCAGGCGCTGACGATCCCGACTTTCCGCCTGGTGATCTTTGCCGAGCCAGACATGGACGGGGAGATCGCCAAGCTGCGGGCGCTGCGCGACCCGCGTATTTGGATCATCGGAGGCGACGGCCCTGTTGAGGGAACCAGGGCGCACTACTTCGACATGATCGTCGAGCACTTCATGCCACAGCGCCCCAGCGACAGGATCGATGATGCCGTTCGCAAGGTGTTGTCCGATCTGGCGCCGAAAAAGGACGACGAGAAGAAGGACGACGGGGCATGA
- a CDS encoding BsuBI/PstI family type II restriction endonuclease — MTLPQVLPWKDIHARLPEIFPEGLQNREHSIWEIAAKTIFVMLYAGAVEGADRWIRPDQVTRMTDEQAAQSGDDARDAWAKASIKPSKADVPGRWYAVNTRESIRDDTIRYALIQNSAVIERPGLSTTSPAGRYALQADFAGLLSPGLDEATFIAKAAAWREKHLNAGALARIAIVRRGAAGGGAYELVTFPNGETRRMTTGPSADVSKAVIEVFAPKFLQKPGVITLSESGNKVVARDDELAKAIGLTIPADRSLPDIVLVDLGPSHPLLIFVEVVHTDGPVNDARKTALLQIAEGAGFAPQHVAFVTAYLDRASPTFRKTVSSLAWGSYAWFASEPDNLVVFSGKPLQIEGG, encoded by the coding sequence ATGACGCTCCCCCAAGTCCTGCCATGGAAGGATATCCACGCACGCTTGCCGGAAATATTCCCAGAAGGCTTGCAGAACCGCGAGCATTCAATCTGGGAAATCGCGGCCAAGACGATCTTTGTCATGCTCTACGCGGGCGCGGTCGAAGGCGCAGACCGATGGATTCGCCCTGATCAGGTCACGCGCATGACTGACGAACAGGCAGCGCAGTCGGGTGACGATGCACGCGACGCATGGGCAAAGGCTTCCATCAAGCCAAGCAAGGCGGACGTCCCCGGCCGCTGGTACGCGGTGAATACACGGGAATCGATCCGCGATGACACGATCCGATATGCCCTGATCCAAAATAGCGCTGTGATCGAGCGTCCCGGCCTTTCCACTACGTCGCCAGCCGGACGCTATGCTCTGCAGGCCGACTTCGCGGGCCTGCTGTCGCCCGGTCTTGATGAAGCCACGTTCATTGCGAAAGCGGCCGCTTGGCGGGAGAAACATCTCAACGCGGGCGCGCTCGCCCGAATTGCGATCGTTCGCAGGGGCGCAGCCGGTGGAGGCGCTTATGAACTTGTGACGTTTCCTAACGGCGAAACCCGGCGCATGACAACCGGACCGAGCGCCGACGTTTCCAAGGCTGTGATCGAAGTTTTCGCGCCGAAGTTCCTGCAAAAGCCGGGGGTCATCACCCTGAGCGAGAGTGGCAATAAGGTAGTGGCGCGCGATGACGAGCTGGCCAAGGCGATCGGTCTGACGATCCCAGCGGATAGAAGCCTGCCCGACATCGTGCTGGTCGACCTCGGCCCGTCGCACCCGTTGCTGATCTTCGTCGAGGTCGTGCACACGGACGGTCCCGTCAACGATGCGCGCAAGACGGCACTCCTGCAAATTGCAGAAGGGGCTGGGTTTGCGCCACAGCACGTGGCGTTCGTGACCGCTTATCTTGATCGAGCTTCACCGACATTCCGCAAAACTGTCAGCAGTCTAGCTTGGGGTAGCTATGCCTGGTTCGCATCTGAGCCTGACAATCTCGTGGTGTTCAGCGGCAAGCCACTGCAAATCGAGGGAGGCTAA
- a CDS encoding 3'-5' exonuclease has translation MTSSDHLEAMAQTLEATGDYRVLRRLKPRPSIAPPAGMPVRLGMLVDVETTGLDPQRDEIIEIAMTPFSYGLDGTVFNVGESFQGLREPSEPITPEITAITGITNEMVAGQIIDPAVVAKFAAPASLVVAHNAAFDRRFLERFSDVFSTKPWACSLSQVDWAAEGFEGTKLAYLAQAVGFFYDRHRAMHDCLATVELLAMRLPRSRVTGLSRLLDGARAVSWRIWAENSPFDLKETLKARGYRWNGDPGPQPRAWYIDVPEAQREAEVRFLRTEIYRREIDPLVRRIDAYDRFSDRI, from the coding sequence ATGACATCTTCTGACCATCTGGAGGCCATGGCGCAAACGCTGGAGGCGACGGGGGATTATCGGGTCCTTCGCCGTCTCAAACCGCGCCCATCCATTGCGCCGCCTGCTGGTATGCCGGTCCGGCTCGGTATGCTGGTGGATGTGGAAACCACGGGGCTCGATCCTCAGCGTGATGAGATCATCGAAATCGCCATGACGCCGTTCAGCTATGGTCTGGACGGTACTGTGTTCAACGTGGGCGAAAGTTTCCAAGGGCTGCGCGAGCCGAGCGAGCCGATTACGCCGGAGATCACCGCGATCACTGGCATCACCAACGAGATGGTGGCCGGCCAGATCATCGATCCCGCCGTGGTGGCCAAATTTGCGGCACCGGCTTCGCTCGTCGTCGCGCACAACGCGGCGTTCGACCGTCGCTTCCTTGAACGATTCAGCGACGTGTTCTCGACTAAGCCGTGGGCATGCTCGCTAAGTCAGGTCGATTGGGCAGCAGAGGGGTTCGAGGGCACGAAACTCGCCTATCTCGCTCAGGCCGTAGGCTTCTTCTATGACCGTCACCGCGCGATGCACGACTGTCTTGCTACGGTTGAGTTGCTGGCGATGCGGCTGCCCCGATCTCGCGTTACGGGCCTTAGCCGCCTCTTGGATGGCGCTCGCGCTGTTTCCTGGCGCATATGGGCGGAGAATTCTCCTTTCGATCTCAAGGAGACCCTGAAGGCGCGAGGATACCGCTGGAACGGTGATCCCGGTCCTCAGCCGCGCGCTTGGTACATCGACGTTCCCGAGGCTCAGCGTGAAGCTGAGGTGCGGTTCTTGAGAACGGAGATCTATCGGCGCGAGATCGACCCGTTAGTCCGCAGGATCGATGCGTATGATCGCTTTTCAGATCGAATTTGA
- a CDS encoding tyrosine-type recombinase/integrase produces MAKLTKRLVDAAESREKDYVIWDDELPGFGLRVFASGKRSYVLQYRALGRSRRYTIGLHGVWTAESARQEAKVQLGRVAQGDNPAEERQLDHKAITVKELCTLYLNDLNAGLILGKGGRPKKPTTVVTDTGRIERHIIPLLGTRRVKDLTKADINKVLKDIMAGKTRVSVKTKKLRGKAIVRGGAGTATRTVGLLGGILTYAVEAGIIAINPAHGLRKPKDNVRTRRLTEAEYRTLGEMLRVAEKDEKYATTVEIIRQIALTGCRRSEIIGLMWTEADTDGSCLRLIDSKEGTSVRPIGLPVIEFLEARRKTASGTYVFPGYGDDNAFGSFPNHWEQIFKDSLLSDVTPHVLRHSFASVGNDLGFTEVTIAALVGHAKGSVTSKYIHTLDTALIMAADTIAGYIEGLLDGKAFKQTAYALDRASRKAALARFLQKAAGDDDEQGGKEQRLAA; encoded by the coding sequence ATGGCTAAGCTCACGAAGCGGCTCGTCGACGCCGCCGAATCCCGCGAGAAAGACTACGTCATCTGGGATGACGAGCTACCAGGTTTCGGCCTGCGTGTCTTCGCCTCCGGCAAGCGCAGCTACGTCCTTCAATACCGAGCACTGGGCCGCTCGCGCCGCTACACCATCGGCTTGCATGGTGTCTGGACCGCCGAAAGCGCGAGACAGGAAGCGAAGGTCCAGTTGGGCCGTGTTGCCCAAGGCGATAATCCCGCCGAGGAGCGCCAGCTCGATCACAAGGCCATAACGGTCAAAGAGCTCTGCACGCTGTATCTCAACGATCTGAACGCAGGTCTCATCCTGGGGAAGGGCGGACGGCCCAAGAAGCCGACGACCGTCGTAACGGACACCGGGCGCATCGAGCGGCACATCATTCCGCTCCTGGGAACGCGCCGCGTGAAGGATCTGACCAAGGCCGACATCAACAAGGTCCTGAAGGACATCATGGCCGGGAAGACGCGAGTCTCGGTGAAGACGAAGAAGCTGCGCGGCAAGGCCATCGTCCGCGGCGGGGCCGGAACGGCCACGCGAACCGTCGGGCTCCTCGGTGGCATCCTCACCTACGCTGTCGAAGCTGGCATCATCGCGATCAATCCGGCCCACGGCCTGCGAAAGCCGAAGGACAACGTCCGCACCCGCCGGCTCACGGAAGCGGAGTACCGGACGCTGGGCGAGATGCTGCGCGTAGCGGAGAAAGACGAGAAATACGCGACGACGGTGGAGATCATTCGTCAGATCGCGCTGACTGGCTGCCGCCGGAGCGAGATAATCGGTCTCATGTGGACTGAAGCAGATACCGATGGGAGCTGCCTGCGGCTGATCGACAGCAAGGAGGGCACCTCGGTCCGTCCCATCGGTCTGCCTGTTATCGAGTTTCTCGAAGCGCGTCGGAAGACAGCCTCCGGCACCTATGTCTTCCCCGGCTACGGCGACGACAATGCGTTCGGCAGTTTCCCCAACCATTGGGAGCAGATCTTCAAGGACTCACTGCTCTCGGACGTCACGCCCCACGTCTTGCGGCACAGCTTCGCGAGCGTCGGCAACGATCTCGGCTTCACGGAAGTGACGATCGCGGCCCTTGTCGGCCATGCGAAGGGGTCGGTGACAAGCAAATACATCCACACGCTCGACACGGCCCTGATCATGGCGGCGGACACGATCGCCGGCTATATCGAGGGCCTGCTGGATGGGAAGGCGTTCAAGCAGACCGCCTACGCGCTCGATCGGGCATCACGAAAGGCCGCGCTTGCGCGCTTCCTCCAGAAGGCGGCCGGTGACGATGACGAGCAAGGCGGTAAAGAGCAGCGGCTGGCCGCTTAG